From the genome of Desulfonauticus submarinus:
CTTTTGCAGCATCTAAAGCAGCATTAAGTCCAGTATAACCCCCACCAACTACTAAAATAGTTTTATTTATTTCTGGAATTTCAGGTTCAGGCGTTTCTGTCTTTTCTAATTTAGCTACAGCCATCTTAATATAATCCTGAACCATCATAGTAAGCGGATCTGCTTCTAAATCTGTTTCCTCATAGGGAGGAAGATCAGGCTCTTTGTAAGACCATACTGCAAGTTCTCTAATATTCGCTCTTTCAACAACTACTTCTGGCCCAAAGTCAAAAACATCCCAGTTAACCCTAGGGGAACATCCTGCAATACAAACTGCATTTATCCCTTCATTTTCTATATCTTTTTTTATCTCCTCCAATCCCGATTGGCCACATAGAAAAGGTAACTCTTTTATAAGAGCAGGAGAACATTCTTCATCTATATATTCTTTTACCTTTTCTATATCTACATTGTTTCCAATGTCGCAGCCTGTGCAGATATATACGCCAATTTTTCTGTCTGCCATTTTTTACCTCCTGACCAAAGTTTGAATAGCTTTTAAAGCCGCACCAGTTGCTGTCTCAGCAGAAGTCATAACATCTAAAGGCATTTTGGCGCAACCTGCGGCAAAAATTCCCTGTTCTTCTCCACCTACAACAAAACCTTCTTTTGTCTCAACATTAAAGGGTAATTCTACTCCATCTAAAGAAGGCTGCATTCCTGTGGCCAATACAACCAAATCATAAGTTTCTTCTTTCTTTACTCCATCAATAATATCTTCTGCAGTAACAATCACATTTCCTTCTCCATCTTCTTCTAACTTGGCCACCTTCCCTTTTACCATCTTAACTTTTTCATCCTCTTGGATTCTTTTAAGAAATTTCTCATATCTCCCTGGAGCTCTAAGATCTATATAATAAATTACCACCTCAGCATCAGGATATTGTTCTCTAATATAAGTACACTGTTTTAAAGAAGCCATACAACAGATATAAGAACAATAATTTAAATGATTTTGGTCTCTAGATCCAGCACATTGAACAAAGGCAATCTTTTTTGGCTCTTTATTATCTGAAGGACGAAGGATTTTTCCACCAGTAGGTCCATTAGCAGAAGCAAGCCTTTCCATCTGCATATTGGTAATGGCATTTTTAATTTCACCACTACCTAAATTAGTAAGCTTTGTCACATCATAAGGCTTCCAGCCTGTTGCTATTACAATAGAACCTACATTTAAAACTATTTCTTTTTCCTGTTCATCTAAATTAATGGCTTGATATTCACAAGCACTTACACACTTAGCACAGGAGGTACCAGAGCAGACATTTGCATCTATCACATAACGTTGAGGCATTGCCATTGGATGGGGAAGATAAATTGCCTTAGTCTTTCCCAACCCAAAATCAAATTCACCTTCTCGCTCTACAGGACAAGCCTCAACACACTTGCCACATGCTGTACAATTATTATTTACAAACCTCGGTTTAATTTTAACTGTTACTTCATAATTTCCTGGACCACCACTTACTTTTGTAACTTCAGCTAAAGTAAAGAATTTAACTTTTGGATTTTTCTTAATCCTTTGGAAGTTAATTTCTAGACCGCATGTGGGAGGACACAGTTTTGGGAAATATTTATTTAATTGTGTCACCCGTCCACCCAAATAAGGCTCTTTTTCCACAATAAAAACCTCATAACCAACCTCGGCAGCTTCTAAGGCTGCTGTAAGCCCGCTAAAGCCACCGCCTACAACTAATATACTGTTACTCATGCCAATCCTCCCTCGTTATCCAAATATATTATCACCACTAATCAAATGGCCTAAGCCAAAACTTCTTTCCCTGCAAGCTTTGACTTAGACCATTTGGACAAACTATTAAAAAAAACTGGCTGCGGACATTCCGCAGCCAGCCCTTAAACATCCAATTATGGATGCATTGGATCAGGAATAATTTGAATGTAAGGTCTCTTAAAGAACTTAAGTTCACCAGTCTCTGGATTGTATTGAGAGTTGGTGAAGCACTTCCACTCTTCGTCATTAAGATCCATATAATCTGCACGATAGTAGAAACCAGGGTAACGGGTTTCTTTACGGAACTTAATGTGCAATACATGGAGACGTACAGTCCAAAGTCTGTGATAGTTCTCCCAAGCTCTTAAAAGTTCATGCAAATCACGAGCACAAAGTTTTTCAGAATCTTCTTCTAAAAGATCTAAAAGATGCTCACAAGTATTGAGCAAGGTATCAGAAGTGATATAATAAGTAGCACAACCTCCACCATACTCATCTGTAGCCTTAATCAAACGGAACATGAAGTTACGAGGAGTGATGTATTTGGGGTTA
Proteins encoded in this window:
- a CDS encoding CoB--CoM heterodisulfide reductase iron-sulfur subunit A family protein, yielding MSNSILVVGGGFSGLTAALEAAEVGYEVFIVEKEPYLGGRVTQLNKYFPKLCPPTCGLEINFQRIKKNPKVKFFTLAEVTKVSGGPGNYEVTVKIKPRFVNNNCTACGKCVEACPVEREGEFDFGLGKTKAIYLPHPMAMPQRYVIDANVCSGTSCAKCVSACEYQAINLDEQEKEIVLNVGSIVIATGWKPYDVTKLTNLGSGEIKNAITNMQMERLASANGPTGGKILRPSDNKEPKKIAFVQCAGSRDQNHLNYCSYICCMASLKQCTYIREQYPDAEVVIYYIDLRAPGRYEKFLKRIQEDEKVKMVKGKVAKLEEDGEGNVIVTAEDIIDGVKKEETYDLVVLATGMQPSLDGVELPFNVETKEGFVVGGEEQGIFAAGCAKMPLDVMTSAETATGAALKAIQTLVRR